ataaaaacaatgaaaagcAATATCAAAcaagcatatcaagtacgaacaagaaacaaacagaTAAATGCAAAGATACCCACCAACTAGAATCATAAAAACACTGAAAATCAATATCAAACAAGCATATCGAGCACAAACAAGTCACAAATAGATAAACGTAGAGATACCCACCAACCAAAACCATTAAAACACTGAAAATCATCATCAAACAAGCATAACGAACACgaacaaaaagtaaatagaTAAAAGTAGAGATGAGAATCGAATTTTATTTGGATGATGtctttttggttttgaattgATGGGAAGGGATCAAAAAGGATAATGTTGGTAATACAAGAAGAAGAGCAACACTAAGGCGAACAAAGGGTGAGCTAAACTCAACTAAGGTTTGTAAGAGAAATGAATATTTAGTGATGGTGAAGATATGGATCCGTCTGGTAAAAGACGATATTGCCATTATCACTCACGTAGTGGTCTTCTCTAAAGCTATTCACCAGATTCTCTATCAAATGAATTGGTATTGGCCCTGATTTCTTTGGCTCTCTGTAATACTTCCCCAGCACTCCCTTGGCTGCCTTTgtctgcaaaaaaaaaaatatacaaaattaattaattattccatCGTCTCAGGTCACGTTCGTTCGTTTCGACCAATCATTTCCGTTCGATTGTTGATGCTTACGTTTATCTAATACAAAAGAACGAGACTCGGATTGTGTTCGTTGCTATTTTCCGTTACGTACGTCGAGATAGTTCAAGAACGATTCCTAATTACGTgcaattttttgaaattttttttttcgaattaaaaaaataataatggaattCACTTTTggaaaagatttggaaaatgGGTATGCTTTTTTAAAGTGAAAGTTTGGCCGATGAAATtagttaataaatatattataatttatttaatttaaaaataagaataaagtttaattttagagtaatcaaataataatataagaaattaattaattaatatattataatttatttaatttgaaaatatgattaaaattttgatataatttaatgataatatagaaaattagttaataaatatattataatttatttaatttaaaaataagactaaagttttaataaatcaattttagagtaacccaaataataatataagaaattagttaataaatatattataatttatttaatttgaaaataagattaaagttttaatatatcaatttgaGTATAATTCAATGATAATATAGGAAATtagttaataaatatatcataatttatttaatttagaaataagactaaagttttaatatattaatttaagcCTAACTCATGGTAATATAGAAAATgagttaataaattattataatttattttttgaaaataaaactttataagaaattagttgataaatatattataatttatttaatttagaaatcaaattaataatatagaaaattagttaataaatatattataatttatttaatttagaaattagttaataaatatattataatttattaaatttaaaaataagaataaagttttaataaatggGTAATATAGTTGAGTAGATAAAGACAAAAATACGTACCGCTTCAACGAGATGATAGTGAGGGATTTGTGGAAACAAATGGTGGATGACATGAGTTCCGATATCATGATGGATGTTGTTGAATAGTCCATAATCGCGATCAACGGTCGTGAGGCCGCCACGTAAATAACTCCATTCCtaaccataaaaatttaaaaaaaaataaaattttaccgACTgggtttcataaattttctttcccaaGAAAATGCGAGAAaattactctctctctctctcttaatttaCCTCTCCTCTGTACCATGGCAGCTTCTGTTCATAGCCATGGTGGTGAAGATACGTCACTAAGTCCAGCCACATCACAAATATcttcaaaataaagaaaacccatttcattttcagaTCCGAAACCAAAAACCCataaacttttttcttttttaatcattaatttcATGAGTTGTCCCATAAGTTTGAAACAGACCAAATTTGTTCCTTAATTTCGGCTAAAGGGaatggaaatggagaagaaaaaacagagaggtTACCCAGTAAGGGACGCCATAGATTTTGAAGATTTGGAAGGGACCAAACACGAAGGACAAATAGACAAGAACAGCCGCCATTAATGCCCAACACGAGGTTGAAATCACTatgtcttttctttcatttggagCAAACAAATCACTGTTTGGATTGAAATGAGATCCTTCCTTTCCTGGGCTTCTCCACATCTGCAATGCCAATATGATTTACCGGTTTCCAGAAATTGAACTGAACCGAACCGAATCGAATCGAAAAATTACCAGATAAAATGGATATGCAAGAATGGGGAAAGGTAGAGTGAATCTGAGGATTCGTGTTCTTCTCTCCAGCTGCTTGTANaaaaaaaaaaaaaaaaaaaaaaaggacaaaaaccGCCATTGAAATggattttaaagcttttttgAAGAACAggggaaaaaaacagagagatctGACAAATCTGACGAACGTACTGGAACCCATGATTCGTCTTTCTCGACATTTCCATGGTTCTGGTGATGGGTTCTGTGGCTTATTCTCCTgtcaagaaaatcaaatcaaatcatgaTTCAGTTTCAGACCCACACAAGAAATCATTCACAGACGGTGATAATGGGGGAAAAACAGAGCAggagagaaacagaggaagaacagTACCAGCCATGATAAGGAACCAAAATGGAGGAATGAAGAACAAGACCCACGAGAGTATTAAGCGCAGTACTGTTGGAGAAGCTGCCATGGCCACtgaaaaacaagcaaaaccAGAGATATCAGAATCGGAAtcaaaaaaggggaaaaaaacagaggaatcgGAGATTCGAACCAGTCATGACCGAGGACGAAAATGGCCCAAAACATGGTGCCCTGAGCGACCCAATAGATCGGCCAGAGTAGCCATGAATCGAAGAAGACGGCGACGGCAATCAATGCAGAGACGACGGCTAAATCGCGAAGAACATAGAGGAGAGAGCGCCAAGGGCTCTTGACCCAGCAATGGGGGGGAATGGCGGCGCGGATCTCGGCTATACGGAACGGAGGAGGGGCGGAGGGATCGAAAGGGGCGAGAGCCGCGGTGCCGTTGGCGGAGGCCGGCAAGGGAATGGCCATATCTCCTCCGTGAGATAATTGGGGGAAAATGGGGTTAGGTTGTGGCTGAGAGTGAAGATTGGGGAAAGCGGTGATTATAAGGGCAGTGCTGATTGGTCTCTCTGGTTACGGAAGACGAGGCCACTGACCCCATCCTCTTGTTTCCATTatcaaaaataattaataatataatataatattttattctttttattttttaaaattttaaaatttaataaaaaatatattaaactttcaaatattttatttcattttttttttaaagatttatacaCTAATtcgtatttaattatttaatattatggTATGTGATTAATATTTTGGGTGTGTCGTGTTGAATTAAAACGTTTTAGTATTTAGtgatcaaatttcataaaaattatcGAACGGGtcattttgaaacaaagtgTGCACTAATTAGCACTAATTATCGGTCAATCGCAACCAAACTCGACTCGGGTACTCGTCAAAATCATCCATcatatttttaactaaaaatgaaaaaaaaatattgaccaaattaatttaattttgcatataataataataatgggaCACAAAATGGTTGGTGAGTGAGAATAATTTTTGCAAGGTTGAAATTGATTGAAGCATtaattctttgtttaattatgattttttgaTGTCATGgtcatatatttaaaataagtaaacTTACAAACATAATTGTAAATACCCAAAAATTGGAGGGTAGGGACAAAAAAACATTTTGGGGAAAATACCAAACACCTCCAAAATGAATTAGGTAGGGAAGTAATTTCTcctcatttttttctaatttgaagGTTACCGACAGGCTCGAGTCCCAATGATAGAGTAGGAgtagagatgttcattttacCTGCCCCGAACGTGGAGACAGGAGATGGAAAGGAATGGAAAGTGTTTTTTTCTCGTTAAATAAATGGAGTTGGGGACCGAGAAAAATATTTGGCCATAACTACTCGTGTGTAGGGGGCAATGTATTGTAATATAGCTGATGAATCTGCTATTTCGACCGTTAAAATAGTGATTGTATTGACCTCATTTCCGGTAAAGTAGTAACTACTCGCTCAATTCCTCACCCGACcccttttaatataaatatatttttattttggtgttttaaaaaaattaattacttaaaacaatattataatattaaaatttgagttctTTTAGAAATTAGGTGGgagaatattataatttattggtttttttaaacaattttttaacaaatattatattaaattgcCAAGAATATTTGAGACTTCTTGAAACAAAAGTATCAGGGAACCACTCGAGTCAAACGTGCACAATTGGCAGCTCTTTGCTCGAACTTTCATAATTGCCCgtagaaagaaaattcatgGAGAAGAGATGACAGACATTGACATCATAGAAAAGATCCTATGCTCGATTGAGGAGTCTAATGATCTGGATTCCTTATCCATTGATGAGTTACAAAGTAGTCTCTTAGTGCACGAACAATGCATGAATGACCATGTTTGTGAGGAAGAACACGCTCTAAAAGTGACACATGATGGAAATTTTGGTAGCAGAGGACGAGGACGTGGTGACTTTCGAGGACGAGGTAGAGGAAGAAGTCGACAAAACTTTGATAAATCAACTGTGTAATGTTACAGCTGTCATGGATTAGGACATTACCGGTACGAGTATTGTAAAATGGAGAATGACAGAGCAAATAGAACTACTAAAGAACAATCCTGCTTCAATGATATTACAGAAGATTATGAATATTAGTGCAACAATtatattgtaatttatttatatatagtaattgataaaataaaagttaattaatagtaatataaattaattgaaaaaaatgtttaaaatttgataaacatttatttttagtatttttaaatgaattaaaatttctcatttattgatattttacaCCAAAATTGGTTAGAATAATTATGTCATAACAAATTGCAAAGCATAGAGATTTAAACGTTACCAtaggaatatattttaattattatcccGTCTCACTTTGACTAATATTATTAGGGGCGTTTTTATGGTTCAATGAATCCAATTCGAACGACCTAATGCAATGAATCTattggagaggtgaacaaaacattccttacaaaggtatggaaacctctccctagtatacgtgttttgaaaactgTGAAACtaatggcgatacgtaacggggcAAAGTGGATAGTATTcgttagcggtgagcttgggttgttaaaCATGGTAAAGaaccagacaccaggcggtgtgcctgCCCccaatggggtggattgtgagattccacatcggttggagaggtgaacgaaacattcataagagtgtagaaacctctttctagtatacacgttttaaaactgtgaagctgacggagatacgtaacgggccaaaacggacaatatcggctagtagtagacttaggttgttacatATACAATGGATAAGTTGTGAACTCTACTGAGGTCTCGTGTTTGATCCAAAAATTTTCCTCAGCCCAACTAAATTCAACTCGTATATTCtactaaatattattatttatttcacaattaatttctttccaaatatatttagaaaacCTAAAAGGTTTACTAAATTAATTGATGCTAGAAATTCaactaaaaaaggaaaatgattaataatataaagaaataaaaaataaaaataaaaagtcttccaaatataaatattaaaaataattttttttaccaaattaaaaaccatttaattaa
This genomic interval from Cucurbita pepo subsp. pepo cultivar mu-cu-16 chromosome LG20, ASM280686v2, whole genome shotgun sequence contains the following:
- the LOC111782701 gene encoding temperature-sensitive sn-2 acyl-lipid omega-3 desaturase (ferredoxin), chloroplastic-like, whose translation is MAIPLPASANGTAALAPFDPSAPPPFRIAEIRAAIPPHCWVKSPWRSLLYVLRDLAVVSALIAVAVFFDSWLLWPIYWVAQGTMFWAIFVLGHDCGHGSFSNSTALNTLVGLVLHSSILVPYHGWRISHRTHHQNHGNVEKDESWVPVRSSVYKQLERRTRILRFTLPFPILAYPFYLMWRSPGKEGSHFNPNSDLFAPNERKDIVISTSCWALMAAVLVYLSFVFGPFQIFKIYGVPYWIFVMWLDLVTYLHHHGYEQKLPWYRGEEWSYLRGGLTTVDRDYGLFNNIHHDIGTHVIHHLFPQIPHYHLVEATKAAKGVLGKYYREPKKSGPIPIHLIENLVNSFREDHYVSDNGNIVFYQTDPYLHHH